In a genomic window of Gammaproteobacteria bacterium:
- a CDS encoding diguanylate cyclase, with translation MPNKKSQVTPDITQAILDNVVDGIITIDRKGIIRSFNKAAEAMFGYTPDEVLGQNVNILMEGTNHKLHNQYINNYLKTGDAQIIGIGRLVKARKKSGEEMDIELAIGMVEKDSEKFFVGITRDVSIRELIRQQSDNTNKLLNSITEAQSQFIQDVKPAIVFETLLSKILEVTESDIGFIGQVFSDGNDKPVMKTLAISDISWDEDSRELYRKSAAGKLMFHNTENLFGHTMLTGETVISNDAKKDNRSGDTPEGHMNIKTYLGVPIKQGNIMVGILGLANRRFGYDQSIVSFLSPILTTCGSIIQALNQTEQRKKAQRDLLMANQKLEVTVNEMEERTREISIVRDLDDYLQVCRSYSEAYAVTRNMLKQLFPQSMGFIYANNRSNDGLLMMEYWGSQDNIDPILDHDDCIAARRGRTHYNLLDQAALLCLHVKNPSKPSVCIPIQAQGDSFGILSISGFNTQHDEVVNQNRIELCEGVARQLAMALANLKLRDSLKEQSVKDPLTGLYNRRYIEASIERELYRAERNKDPIAVLMFDVDHFKQINDTFGHDIGDLMLKEVSEILNKHCRKSDIPGRYGGEEFILVMPGLDRSLSIKRVESILQAVREITVEKHGTRIEQQTISCGIALYPEDGKTSNELFSAADKALYKSKSDGRDRYTEARSLDKALRKAS, from the coding sequence ATGCCGAACAAAAAGTCACAAGTAACACCCGACATTACACAAGCAATTCTCGACAACGTCGTTGATGGCATTATCACTATCGATAGGAAGGGAATAATTCGCTCTTTTAATAAAGCGGCGGAGGCTATGTTTGGTTACACACCTGACGAAGTATTAGGACAGAATGTCAACATTCTAATGGAAGGTACCAACCACAAACTGCACAACCAATATATTAACAACTACCTGAAAACCGGTGACGCACAAATAATCGGTATTGGCCGACTAGTCAAAGCACGAAAAAAATCCGGTGAGGAAATGGATATCGAACTCGCCATAGGAATGGTCGAAAAAGACAGTGAAAAATTCTTTGTAGGCATTACCCGTGATGTCAGCATACGCGAGTTAATACGTCAACAATCAGACAATACCAACAAGTTGCTTAACAGTATTACGGAGGCACAATCCCAGTTTATCCAAGATGTAAAACCAGCTATCGTATTTGAAACCCTGCTAAGCAAAATTCTTGAAGTGACCGAAAGCGACATAGGTTTTATCGGGCAGGTATTTTCAGACGGCAATGACAAGCCTGTGATGAAGACGCTTGCGATTTCTGATATTTCCTGGGATGAAGACAGTCGCGAACTGTACCGAAAAAGCGCCGCAGGTAAACTAATGTTCCACAATACCGAAAACTTGTTTGGGCATACGATGCTCACCGGCGAGACTGTGATCAGCAACGACGCAAAAAAAGACAATCGCAGCGGCGATACACCTGAGGGACATATGAACATCAAGACATATCTTGGCGTACCAATAAAACAGGGAAACATCATGGTGGGTATTCTTGGGCTCGCCAATAGACGCTTTGGTTATGATCAAAGCATTGTTTCATTTCTCAGCCCAATTTTAACCACTTGCGGAAGCATAATTCAGGCGCTTAATCAGACGGAACAACGCAAGAAAGCGCAGCGAGACCTCCTGATGGCTAACCAAAAACTGGAGGTCACAGTCAACGAAATGGAAGAGCGTACGCGTGAAATAAGTATCGTCCGAGACCTAGACGACTATCTTCAGGTGTGCAGGAGTTACTCGGAGGCGTATGCAGTGACTCGGAATATGCTTAAACAGCTTTTCCCTCAATCCATGGGTTTTATCTACGCCAACAATCGCTCAAACGATGGTTTGTTAATGATGGAATATTGGGGCTCACAGGATAATATCGATCCTATCCTCGATCATGATGATTGTATTGCTGCCAGACGCGGAAGGACTCACTATAACCTCTTGGACCAGGCCGCGTTGCTTTGCCTACACGTAAAGAACCCGAGTAAACCTAGCGTGTGTATTCCAATACAGGCGCAAGGAGACTCCTTCGGAATACTGTCTATTTCGGGGTTTAATACCCAGCACGACGAAGTCGTCAATCAAAATCGTATTGAATTATGCGAGGGTGTAGCACGGCAATTGGCGATGGCATTGGCTAACCTCAAACTGCGCGATTCTTTGAAAGAGCAATCGGTTAAAGATCCACTAACGGGACTATACAATCGTCGATACATTGAAGCATCAATTGAGAGAGAATTATATCGTGCTGAGCGCAACAAGGACCCGATCGCAGTCTTAATGTTTGACGTGGACCACTTCAAACAAATAAATGACACTTTTGGTCACGACATCGGTGATTTGATGCTGAAAGAGGTCAGCGAAATACTCAATAAGCACTGCCGAAAATCAGACATTCCGGGGCGCTATGGTGGTGAAGAGTTCATACTGGTAATGCCAGGTCTCGATCGTTCTTTGTCAATTAAGAGGGTAGAGTCTATCCTTCAGGCCGTACGTGAAATTACAGTTGAGAAACACGGCACTCGAATAGAACAACAGACGATTTCCTGCGGAATTGCGCTTTACCCTGAAGATGGTAAAACAAGTAACGAACTCTTTTCTGCCGCTGATAAAGCTTTATATAAATCCAAGTCGGATGGGCGCGACCGATACACAGAGGCAAGATCCCTCGACAAAGCCTTGCGTAAGGCAAGCTAA
- a CDS encoding hydrogenase maturation protease: MKTLIVGLGSPHGDDRVGWQVIDVLAESGFALENRRLFRSNATAMDWIAEIKDSQQIVFVDGVKGRGKIGEVVVLTEDELPNENLAGSSHAISFAESVALMRKLFSLSIPIHFVGVEIGDSIPFSGVSVDVAQAIPSMVSAVEKLSKGASYDYQNI, from the coding sequence ATGAAAACATTGATTGTAGGGCTGGGTTCGCCCCACGGTGACGATAGGGTGGGGTGGCAGGTAATCGACGTGCTGGCAGAAAGCGGTTTCGCATTAGAGAATCGTCGACTCTTTCGTAGTAATGCCACAGCGATGGATTGGATTGCCGAGATTAAAGACAGTCAACAGATTGTATTTGTTGATGGCGTTAAAGGGCGTGGCAAGATTGGTGAAGTGGTAGTGCTTACGGAAGACGAGTTACCAAACGAAAATCTGGCTGGATCGAGTCATGCGATTTCGTTTGCAGAAAGCGTGGCATTGATGAGAAAGTTATTCAGTTTAAGCATTCCTATACATTTCGTCGGTGTGGAAATAGGCGACTCGATACCCTTTAGTGGTGTATCGGTGGACGTTGCCCAGGCTATACCGAGTATGGTGTCTGCTGTCGAAAAACTCTCTAAGGGAGCGTCCTACGATTACCAAAATATTTAG
- a CDS encoding Ni/Fe hydrogenase subunit alpha, with the protein MSDKKIRIKVPALTRVEGEGSLDLHIDDGKITKLRLNIFEPPRLFEKFLEGRHYSEVPDIVARICGICPVAYQMSAVTALESLFEVDPGPWVKAMRRLFYCGEWIESHALHIHLLAAPDFLGYESAPAMAQDYPEQVRRGIRLQHAGNAILKLLGGRSVHPVGVRVGGFHAAPALKDVEQLLQQLRTALVEAQALLRWVANLPMPDNVQNFLQVATASAQEYPMIGDAIVTSNGDTLDMDAFEQNFQESHEPHSTALFCRFQDQAYLVGPLARVNLHRQYFSSELQQAITDTGITFPSNNMYHSIIARAVEIQFALMEAIQILESYQVPASPFVEVETRAGVGYGGSEAPRGLLWHRYEVDDAGLIVNARIVPPTSQNQARIEEDLHFSIAHFGLDKGEEELRRHAEQVIRNYDPCISCATHFLDLRIHK; encoded by the coding sequence GTGAGTGATAAAAAAATCCGTATCAAAGTGCCAGCGCTCACCCGTGTCGAGGGTGAAGGTTCGCTTGATCTACACATCGACGACGGCAAGATCACCAAACTGCGATTGAATATCTTCGAACCGCCACGTCTTTTCGAAAAATTTCTCGAAGGCCGTCACTATTCAGAAGTACCGGATATCGTGGCGCGTATCTGCGGTATTTGTCCGGTGGCTTATCAGATGAGCGCAGTAACAGCGCTGGAATCATTGTTCGAAGTCGATCCTGGCCCATGGGTTAAGGCGATGCGGCGCTTGTTTTATTGCGGGGAATGGATAGAGAGTCATGCACTACATATCCATTTGTTAGCCGCGCCGGATTTTCTTGGCTACGAAAGCGCACCGGCGATGGCCCAGGATTATCCGGAGCAAGTGCGTCGCGGAATTCGTTTGCAACACGCGGGCAATGCGATTCTAAAACTATTGGGTGGGCGTTCCGTGCATCCCGTGGGTGTGCGCGTGGGTGGTTTTCATGCCGCGCCTGCATTGAAAGACGTAGAACAGTTATTGCAGCAATTGCGAACCGCGCTTGTCGAGGCGCAGGCATTGTTACGGTGGGTGGCGAACTTACCTATGCCGGATAACGTTCAAAACTTTTTACAGGTCGCAACGGCTTCGGCACAGGAATATCCAATGATAGGCGACGCCATCGTGACAAGTAATGGCGACACACTAGACATGGATGCCTTCGAGCAAAACTTTCAGGAAAGCCATGAGCCACACTCGACTGCTTTGTTTTGTCGTTTTCAAGACCAGGCCTATCTGGTCGGGCCATTGGCGAGAGTGAATTTACATCGACAATACTTTTCATCAGAACTACAACAGGCAATAACCGACACCGGTATCACGTTTCCCAGCAATAATATGTATCACAGCATTATTGCGCGTGCAGTAGAGATACAATTCGCTTTAATGGAGGCGATACAGATACTTGAGTCATACCAGGTACCAGCCAGTCCGTTTGTCGAGGTGGAAACCAGGGCAGGCGTAGGCTATGGTGGTAGTGAAGCGCCGAGAGGTTTGCTTTGGCATCGGTACGAAGTGGACGACGCGGGCTTAATAGTCAATGCGCGCATAGTGCCACCGACGAGTCAGAATCAGGCGCGTATAGAAGAAGATTTGCATTTTTCCATTGCACATTTTGGGTTGGATAAAGGCGAGGAAGAATTACGCCGACATGCGGAGCAAGTAATACGCAACTACGATCCCTGTATTTCATGTGCTACTCATTTTCTCGATTTGAGGATACACAAGTAA
- a CDS encoding sulfhydrogenase subunit delta, producing the protein MNVARPVIAVHKFSSCDGCQLAFLNLGEALLTLTELVDIRHFVEAGMVDEESQVDIAFIEGSVSTEQELQRVKKIRANSHYVIAIGACATSGGIQALRNMNDTQAWVEGIYAKPEYISTLDTVTPIAQHIRVDFELWGCPVSSEQIVATVNALLMGVTPQDNTEKVCMECKRAQNVCILVTSQTPCLGPVTRAGCGAICPQFSRNCYGCYGPSVDNNTTSLSNRFAGFGLLPDDIARRFAMFNNNAPVFRNAAISVLEPKT; encoded by the coding sequence ATAAACGTGGCCCGTCCCGTTATCGCCGTACACAAATTCTCCTCCTGCGATGGATGTCAGCTCGCATTTCTGAATCTGGGCGAGGCATTGTTGACGCTGACCGAATTAGTCGATATCCGTCACTTTGTCGAGGCGGGGATGGTCGATGAAGAGTCGCAGGTCGATATCGCGTTTATTGAGGGTAGTGTTTCCACGGAACAGGAATTACAACGCGTGAAAAAAATACGCGCCAATAGCCACTATGTGATTGCTATCGGCGCCTGTGCCACCAGTGGTGGCATACAGGCATTGCGCAATATGAATGATACTCAGGCATGGGTGGAAGGTATTTACGCGAAACCGGAATATATTTCGACCTTGGATACGGTCACACCGATAGCGCAACACATACGCGTGGATTTTGAATTGTGGGGATGCCCGGTTTCAAGTGAACAGATCGTGGCCACGGTCAATGCCTTGTTAATGGGCGTAACACCGCAAGACAATACCGAAAAAGTGTGCATGGAGTGTAAGCGTGCGCAAAACGTCTGTATCCTGGTGACGTCGCAAACCCCTTGTCTTGGACCGGTGACGCGTGCCGGTTGTGGTGCGATTTGCCCGCAGTTTTCGCGCAATTGCTATGGCTGTTACGGGCCGTCTGTCGATAACAATACGACGTCGTTGTCGAATCGCTTTGCTGGATTTGGTTTACTCCCGGATGATATCGCCCGCCGTTTTGCGATGTTTAATAATAACGCGCCGGTGTTTCGCAATGCTGCGATCAGCGTACTGGAGCCTAAGACGTGA
- a CDS encoding nucleotidyl transferase AbiEii/AbiGii toxin family protein — MKFNHPHHQKIQKILLSLNPALFEDTKAYFGGGTLLSLRFNEYRWSKDIDFLCTVGEGYKLLRELVDDSAYDGLFLKTDGLEFPRDISTHQSGIRFPVKVDDTIIKFEIVLEGRISLGSPEYLDWCLLPCLNLVDTFTEKLLANADRWNDTSVEARDLIDLCVLRGQHNIPQESIHKANAAYEVEKSLKRAIKSFQNNPEFRDRCFTSLQIADRMQILEGLDLLAKDLGMASTKRTIEEAHPEHEVYLRHDHNDEK, encoded by the coding sequence TTGAAATTTAATCACCCACACCATCAAAAGATTCAAAAGATTTTGCTCTCTTTAAATCCTGCGCTGTTTGAAGATACCAAAGCATACTTCGGCGGAGGCACCCTGCTCTCACTCCGATTTAACGAATATCGATGGAGCAAAGACATCGATTTTTTATGCACTGTCGGAGAAGGTTACAAGTTACTGCGGGAACTCGTAGACGACAGTGCATATGACGGTTTGTTTTTAAAAACTGATGGACTCGAATTTCCTCGCGATATAAGCACCCACCAATCCGGCATTCGATTTCCGGTCAAGGTCGATGACACTATTATCAAGTTTGAGATTGTTTTGGAAGGCAGAATTTCGCTAGGATCGCCAGAGTACCTGGACTGGTGCTTACTACCGTGTCTAAATTTGGTCGATACGTTTACCGAGAAGCTGTTGGCGAATGCCGATCGCTGGAATGACACATCGGTAGAAGCAAGAGATTTGATTGACTTGTGTGTGCTTAGAGGGCAACACAACATTCCTCAAGAATCCATTCACAAGGCAAATGCGGCCTATGAAGTTGAAAAGTCTTTAAAGCGTGCAATTAAATCATTTCAAAACAATCCAGAATTCAGAGATCGGTGTTTTACCTCGCTGCAAATAGCAGATCGCATGCAAATTCTTGAAGGCCTGGACCTACTCGCGAAAGACTTAGGCATGGCTTCGACCAAACGCACAATCGAAGAGGCACACCCCGAGCACGAAGTTTATCTCCGACACGATCATAACGACGAAAAATAA
- a CDS encoding RHS repeat-associated core domain-containing protein translates to MIQDSNPGFQPFGFAGGIYDQHTQLTRFGARDYDSQSGRWTSKDPIRFQGGDTNLYGYVFGDPINFLDSSGLIKQCPTEKNESEISKGIDDKLKNLFRDVTKSTTPNNYYEKVEEEARKKNPKGLICCGIRGQADHVIRTNNG, encoded by the coding sequence GTGATTCAGGACAGCAACCCAGGGTTTCAGCCGTTTGGTTTTGCCGGTGGTATTTATGACCAACACACCCAACTCACGCGCTTTGGTGCACGCGATTATGATTCACAAAGTGGCCGTTGGACGTCCAAAGACCCGATTCGGTTTCAGGGTGGGGATACGAATTTGTATGGGTATGTCTTTGGAGATCCGATTAATTTTCTGGATAGCTCGGGACTGATTAAACAATGCCCGACTGAGAAAAACGAGTCCGAAATATCGAAAGGAATAGATGACAAACTAAAGAATCTATTTAGAGATGTCACTAAATCGACTACGCCAAATAACTATTACGAAAAAGTCGAAGAAGAAGCAAGAAAGAAGAATCCAAAAGGCCTTATTTGTTGTGGCATCCGTGGGCAAGCAGACCATGTAATACGTACGAACAATGGTTAA
- a CDS encoding peptidoglycan DD-metalloendopeptidase family protein encodes MAKLKNKCHEYSYDENGNLASIVPPGREAHLFNYNGVNLETEYTPPQVVAGVNYTRYFYNRDQDLTQVVRPDGQSIDFIYDNGGRLTTLDTPTEQTTYDYNPMTGQLRGVSNAATTLGYQYDGMLPTETSWSGDINGTVAFSYDNNFWVNAITVNNDAIGYAYDNDGLLTQAGDLVLDRDLSSSVLLGTVLGSVTTDQTYNNFAELDSFTAKAAGSVIYQTQFTRDVLGRIVEKTETINGTTHHYVYDYDLAGRLVNVTKDNTSVAQYLYDDNGNRIGGFNLQGMINASYDAQDRLTQYGTTQYDYTANGELLAKCSGTSTVASYDYDVLGNLRAATLADGTNIHYVIDANNRRVGKKVNGALVQGFLYQDQLNPIAELDANGNVVARFVYGSKPNVPDYMIKNGSTYRLLSDHLGSPILVIDVQTNTIAQQMAYDEFGNVIQDSNPGFQPFGFAGGIYDQHTQLTRFGARDYDAQSGRWTSKDPIRFQGGDTNLYGYVLGDSVNFFDPIGLTTLPASGPITSRYGQRQNPTGNGMEAHTGVDFANPVNGAVVASDSGYVYRIRQGANGLANSVTIQHADGSAASYSHVACKLSVGEAVSEGQQIGVTDLSGRSTGGHLHYEFFQPGRRVDPFDHFRNASPYPSSSKRDGP; translated from the coding sequence ATGGCAAAGTTGAAAAACAAATGCCATGAATACAGTTACGACGAAAACGGTAATCTGGCCTCCATCGTTCCACCAGGCAGAGAAGCGCATCTGTTTAACTACAACGGCGTCAATCTGGAAACCGAATACACCCCACCACAAGTCGTTGCCGGGGTTAACTATACGCGTTATTTCTATAACCGTGACCAGGATCTCACCCAAGTCGTCCGTCCCGATGGCCAGAGCATCGACTTCATCTACGACAACGGCGGCCGTCTAACAACGTTGGACACGCCAACGGAACAGACCACGTATGACTACAATCCCATGACCGGCCAGCTGCGCGGTGTTTCTAACGCCGCGACCACACTCGGCTATCAGTACGACGGCATGCTACCAACAGAAACCTCATGGTCTGGCGATATCAACGGTACAGTCGCCTTCTCATATGACAATAATTTCTGGGTAAATGCCATCACCGTCAACAACGACGCCATCGGCTACGCCTACGACAACGACGGCCTACTCACCCAAGCCGGTGATTTGGTACTCGATCGCGACCTCAGCAGTAGCGTACTCCTCGGCACGGTATTAGGTTCTGTTACAACTGACCAAACCTATAACAACTTCGCCGAGCTCGACAGCTTCACCGCCAAGGCCGCAGGTAGTGTAATCTATCAAACCCAATTCACCCGTGATGTACTGGGACGTATTGTCGAGAAAACCGAAACCATCAACGGCACCACGCATCACTATGTCTACGACTACGACCTCGCCGGTCGTCTGGTCAACGTCACCAAGGACAATACCTCTGTGGCCCAATACCTCTATGATGACAATGGCAACCGCATTGGTGGTTTTAACCTTCAGGGGATGATTAACGCCAGTTACGATGCACAGGATCGTCTAACCCAATACGGCACTACACAGTACGACTACACCGCCAACGGTGAGTTACTGGCCAAGTGTTCCGGTACGTCCACTGTCGCTAGCTACGACTACGATGTGCTGGGTAATCTCCGTGCTGCCACACTGGCCGATGGTACTAACATCCACTACGTCATCGACGCCAATAACCGTCGTGTGGGTAAGAAGGTCAATGGTGCGCTGGTACAGGGTTTTCTTTATCAAGACCAACTCAACCCCATCGCCGAACTCGATGCCAACGGCAATGTTGTTGCAAGGTTTGTCTATGGTTCCAAACCCAATGTACCGGATTACATGATTAAGAACGGAAGCACCTATCGACTTCTCTCTGACCATCTGGGTAGCCCTATCCTGGTCATTGATGTACAGACCAACACCATCGCCCAACAAATGGCCTATGATGAATTCGGGAATGTGATTCAGGACAGCAACCCAGGGTTTCAGCCGTTTGGTTTTGCCGGTGGGATTTATGATCAACACACCCAACTCACGCGCTTTGGTGCGCGCGATTATGATGCACAGAGTGGCCGTTGGACGTCCAAAGACCCGATTCGGTTTCAGGGTGGGGATACGAATTTGTATGGGTATGTGTTGGGGGATTCGGTTAATTTTTTTGATCCGATAGGCTTGACAACACTCCCAGCGTCTGGACCAATAACATCGCGATATGGTCAAAGACAAAATCCAACAGGAAATGGAATGGAGGCACACACTGGAGTCGATTTTGCTAATCCAGTGAATGGTGCAGTTGTCGCTAGTGATTCTGGCTATGTCTATAGGATAAGGCAGGGGGCAAATGGACTAGCGAATTCAGTAACTATTCAACATGCTGACGGTTCCGCCGCATCGTATTCACATGTTGCTTGTAAACTTTCTGTTGGAGAAGCAGTATCGGAAGGTCAACAAATTGGCGTAACGGATTTAAGCGGAAGAAGCACTGGCGGTCATCTACACTATGAATTTTTCCAGCCTGGTCGACGTGTAGACCCATTCGATCACTTTCGAAACGCCTCACCATATCCGTCATCTTCAAAGCGTGATGGTCCTTAG